A stretch of the Nicotiana tabacum cultivar K326 chromosome 6, ASM71507v2, whole genome shotgun sequence genome encodes the following:
- the LOC107821256 gene encoding sucrose nonfermenting 4-like protein isoform X1: MVLITFTWRYGGSQVFLYGSFNGWTDQLLMNLVEGSATVFQRIIDLPPGYHQYKFFIDGTWQVDQEQLCVQDEYGAINNLILVKESDSTPSALLREDTQSKLVSGFARSMHLEASSSCGLQLEPVMQLSANEIDVSRRRLFMLLSSSRADELIPNSGKVFALDSDVAVKQAFHIMYEQGLAVMPLWDERNAMISGMLTASDFILILLKLHGSHSVLTNDELERHTVSAWKYRKFQLHAEVSGPMIPPNRRVLLQAGPDDSLKDVALLLLHNKISAVPLLHSPEDESCVQLLHTACLAGISKHICRHFRHSLEYLPLLQQPVGNLPLGTWAREVGGRASSRVLLTLYSRDPLSSALKLLIEGQISSIPILDDDGALINVYSRSDITSLARGNVYARFRLDQMTMAQVLEVIDEVSRDRCRTCTRFDSLYKIMELISDPIVRRIVVIDPNSRQVEGIITLRDVFNLLLS, from the exons ATGGTACTAATAACCTTTACATGGCGATATGGTGGTAGTCAAGTTTTCCTCTATGGTTCCTTCAATGG CTGGACTGATCAGTTACTGATGAATTTGGTGGAGGGTTCGGCCACCGTTTTTCAGAGGATCATTGATCTTCCACCAGGTTATCATCAG TACAAATTCTTTATTGATGGAACCTGGCAAGTCGACCAGGAACAGCTTTGTGTTCAGGATGAATATGGTGCAATCAATAACTTGATACTTGTTAAGGAATCAGATTCCACACCTTCTGCCTTACTTAGGGAGGATACTCAGTCGAAGTTGGTCTCGGGTTTTGCTAGAAGCATGCATCTAGAG GCTTCATCTTCATGTGGACTACAGCTTGAACCAGTCATGCAGTTGTCAGCCAATGAAATAGATGTTTCCCGCCGTCGTCTATTCATGTTGTTGTCATCTTCCCGAGCAGATGAGCTGATTCCAAATTCAGGAAAG GTCTTTGCATTAGATTCTGATGTGGCTGTGAAACAGGCTTTTCATATCATGTATGAACAG GGACTTGCTGTGATGCCTCTTTGGGATGAGCGGAATGCGATGATATCGGGAATGCTTACTGCTTCTGAtttcattttgatattgttgaag CTCCATGGAAGTCATTCAGTGCTGACCAACGATGAGCTTGAAAGGCACACTGTTTCAGCTTGGAAATACAGAAAATTCCAACTGCATGCAGAAGTGTCAGGGCCTATGATACCTCCAAACAGAAGGGTGTTACTGCAA GCTGGACCTGATGACTCACTGAAAGATGTGGCCCTATTATTATTACACAATAAGATCTCTGCAGTTCCACTTTTACATTCACCAGAAGACGAGTCGTGTGTGCAGTTGTTGCATACTGCATGCCTTGCAGGAATATCAAAGC ACATATGCAGGCATTTTAGGCACTCTCTTGAGTATCTGCCTCTTCTGCAGCAACCAGTGGGTAATCTTCCATTAGGTACATGGGCAAGAGAAGTTGGTGGAAGGGCAAGCAGCCGTGTATTGTTAACATTATACAGCAGAGATCCCCTTAGTTCTGCTCTTAAATTACTAATAGAAG GTCAGATAAGTTCAATACCTATCCTTGATGATGATGGAGCCCTTATAAATGTGTACTCTCGGAG TGACATTACCTCTTTGGCGAGAGGCAATGTGTATGCTCGCTTTCGGCTTGACCAGATGACAATGGCCCAA GTCCTGGAGGTCATAGATGAAGTATCTCGTGATCGTTGTAGGACATGCACACGTTTCGATTCACTCTATAAGATAATGGAGCTCATTTCAGATCCAA TTGTCCGGCGCATTGTGGTTATTGATCCCAATTCCCGGCAGGTAGAAGGCATAATCACTTTGAGAGACGTGTTTAATCTTCTTTTAAGCTGA
- the LOC107821256 gene encoding sucrose nonfermenting 4-like protein isoform X3 has product MVLITFTWRYGGSQVFLYGSFNGWTDQLLMNLVEGSATVFQRIIDLPPGYHQEQLCVQDEYGAINNLILVKESDSTPSALLREDTQSKLVSGFARSMHLEASSSCGLQLEPVMQLSANEIDVSRRRLFMLLSSSRADELIPNSGKVFALDSDVAVKQAFHIMYEQGLAVMPLWDERNAMISGMLTASDFILILLKLHGSHSVLTNDELERHTVSAWKYRKFQLHAEVSGPMIPPNRRVLLQAGPDDSLKDVALLLLHNKISAVPLLHSPEDESCVQLLHTACLAGISKHICRHFRHSLEYLPLLQQPVGNLPLGTWAREVGGRASSRVLLTLYSRDPLSSALKLLIEGQISSIPILDDDGALINVYSRSDITSLARGNVYARFRLDQMTMAQVLEVIDEVSRDRCRTCTRFDSLYKIMELISDPIVRRIVVIDPNSRQVEGIITLRDVFNLLLS; this is encoded by the exons ATGGTACTAATAACCTTTACATGGCGATATGGTGGTAGTCAAGTTTTCCTCTATGGTTCCTTCAATGG CTGGACTGATCAGTTACTGATGAATTTGGTGGAGGGTTCGGCCACCGTTTTTCAGAGGATCATTGATCTTCCACCAGGTTATCATCAG GAACAGCTTTGTGTTCAGGATGAATATGGTGCAATCAATAACTTGATACTTGTTAAGGAATCAGATTCCACACCTTCTGCCTTACTTAGGGAGGATACTCAGTCGAAGTTGGTCTCGGGTTTTGCTAGAAGCATGCATCTAGAG GCTTCATCTTCATGTGGACTACAGCTTGAACCAGTCATGCAGTTGTCAGCCAATGAAATAGATGTTTCCCGCCGTCGTCTATTCATGTTGTTGTCATCTTCCCGAGCAGATGAGCTGATTCCAAATTCAGGAAAG GTCTTTGCATTAGATTCTGATGTGGCTGTGAAACAGGCTTTTCATATCATGTATGAACAG GGACTTGCTGTGATGCCTCTTTGGGATGAGCGGAATGCGATGATATCGGGAATGCTTACTGCTTCTGAtttcattttgatattgttgaag CTCCATGGAAGTCATTCAGTGCTGACCAACGATGAGCTTGAAAGGCACACTGTTTCAGCTTGGAAATACAGAAAATTCCAACTGCATGCAGAAGTGTCAGGGCCTATGATACCTCCAAACAGAAGGGTGTTACTGCAA GCTGGACCTGATGACTCACTGAAAGATGTGGCCCTATTATTATTACACAATAAGATCTCTGCAGTTCCACTTTTACATTCACCAGAAGACGAGTCGTGTGTGCAGTTGTTGCATACTGCATGCCTTGCAGGAATATCAAAGC ACATATGCAGGCATTTTAGGCACTCTCTTGAGTATCTGCCTCTTCTGCAGCAACCAGTGGGTAATCTTCCATTAGGTACATGGGCAAGAGAAGTTGGTGGAAGGGCAAGCAGCCGTGTATTGTTAACATTATACAGCAGAGATCCCCTTAGTTCTGCTCTTAAATTACTAATAGAAG GTCAGATAAGTTCAATACCTATCCTTGATGATGATGGAGCCCTTATAAATGTGTACTCTCGGAG TGACATTACCTCTTTGGCGAGAGGCAATGTGTATGCTCGCTTTCGGCTTGACCAGATGACAATGGCCCAA GTCCTGGAGGTCATAGATGAAGTATCTCGTGATCGTTGTAGGACATGCACACGTTTCGATTCACTCTATAAGATAATGGAGCTCATTTCAGATCCAA TTGTCCGGCGCATTGTGGTTATTGATCCCAATTCCCGGCAGGTAGAAGGCATAATCACTTTGAGAGACGTGTTTAATCTTCTTTTAAGCTGA
- the LOC107815124 gene encoding pentatricopeptide repeat-containing protein At5g61800 produces MSVDVPEWLSGMTRNHVGFARAGSNPAARFFKKNFLPTLCLHIQRTATLLVMVLVSTMNNNNSYGKVQVRYKQSSFLIFTLKQQCKTISQIQQVHARAITNGHLSSFHSTLILTQILHSFTSLLSSLPLQPNTHRYATHYVTSIFSLIHNPSSFCYNTIIRAHTLLISPNTSFLYFLKMRRKSVPPDSYTFPFVLKACGLVNSLSLGNTLHSQALKFGFLADAFVCNNLVHVYTVNGNTSDAHKVFDESCCRDVVTYNLIIDGYVKAGEMGKAREMFDEMTERDAVSWGTLLAGYAKMNKCKDAIELFYQMVSLNVKFDNVALVSALSACAQLGDLEKGKTIHDYIRKKGIHIDSYLSTGLVDLYAKCGCIEIAREIFETSLEKKVFTWNAMLVGLAMHGHGQLLFDYFSRMVEGDVRPDGVTFLALLVGCNHAGLVQEARRLFGEMEEVYGVCRELKHYGCMADLLARAGLIKEAMEMIKAMPMAGDVFVWGGLLGGCRIHGHVELAVKAAENVMEVKPEDGGVYSILANVFADAGRWDDLVSIRKRRDCAKIKKSAGCSLIQLNGMTHEFISWDDLHPQSNEIYSVLNCLQLNLKHSIADRVLMN; encoded by the coding sequence ATGTCGGTGGACGTGCCGGAGTGGTTATCGGGCATGACTAGAAATCATGTGGGCTTTGCCCGCGCAGGTTCGAATCCTGCCGcacgtttttttaaaaaaaatttccttCCCACTTTGTGCCTGCATATACAAAGAACTGCCACTTTGCTAGTTATGGTTTTGGTTTCCACAATGAACAACAACAACTCCTATGGTAAGGTTCAAGTAAGGTACAAACAATCATCGTTCTTGATATTTACACTAAAGCAACAATGCAAAACCATTTCACAAATTCAACAAGTCCATGCTCGAGCCATTACCAATGGCCACCTCTCTTCTTTTCACTCTACTCTTATCCTCACTCAGATCCTTCATTCTTTCACTTCCCttctctcttctcttcctttacaACCCAACACCCATCGCTATGCCACTCATTACGTCACCTCCATTTTCAGCCTTATTCACAACCCGTCATCTTTCTGTTACAACACTATCATTCGAGCCCACACACTTCTCATTTCCCCAAATACCTCTTTTTTATATTTCCTCAAAATGCGTCGAAAATCAGTCCCACCAGACTCCTACACTTTCCCCTTTGTTCTCAAAGCTTGTGGTTTAGTAAATTCTCTGTCCCTCGGCAACACCCTTCATTCTCAAGCCTTGAAGTTTGGGTTTTTAGCTGACGCTTTCGTGTGTAATAATCTTGTTCATGTATATACCGTCAATGGTAATACTAGTGACGCCCATAAGGTGTTTGATGAAAGTTGTTGTAGAGATGTTGTTACTTATAATTTAATCATTGATGGGTATGTCAAAGCAGGTGAGATGGGCAAAGCGAGAGAAATGTTCGACGAAATGACTGAAAGAGATGCGGTTTCTTGGGGTACCCTTTTGGCGGGATATGCAAAAATGAACAAATGTAAAGATGCCATTGAACTATTCTATCAAATGGTTTCATTAAACGTAAAATTTGATAATGTTGCATTGGTTTCTGCTCTCTCAGCTTGTGCCCAACTTGGGGATCTAGAGAAGGGGAAGACCATACATGATTATATTAGGAAGAAGGGTATTCACATAGATTCATACTTGTCTACTGGATTGGTAGATCTATATGCCAAATGTGGGTGCATTGAGATTGCTAGGGAGATATTTGAGACAAGCTTGGAAAAGAAAGTGTTTACTTGGAATGCTATGCTAGTTGGATTAGCCATGCATGGTCATGGCCAGTTATTGTTTGATTACTTCTCAAGAATGGTGGAAGGTGATGTCAGGCCTGATGGGGTAACTTTTTTGGCATTGTTGGTGGGATGTAATCATGCAGGTCTTGTTCAGGAAGCTAGAAGGCTCTTTGGAGAAATGGAAGAGGTTTATGGTGTTTGTCGAGAACTAAAACATTATGGGTGTATGGCGGATTTGCTGGCACGTGCAGGGTTGATTAAAGAAGCTATGGAGATGATAAAGGCAATGCCAATGGCTGGTGATGTGTTTGTGTGGGGTGGTTTGCTTGGTGGGTGTAGGATACATGGGCACGTTGAGCTTGCTGTTAAAGCTGCTGAAAATGTGATGGAGGTGAAACCAGAAGATGGTGGGGTGTATTCAATCTTGGCAAATGTGTTTGCAGATGCTGGTCGTTGGGATGATTTGGTCAGTATAAGGAAAAGAAGAGATTGTGCAAAGATCAAGAAGAGTGCTGGTTGTAGTTTGATTCAGTTGAATGGGATGACACATGAATTTATTTCATGGGATGACTTGCACCCTCAAAGTAACGAGATATATTCCGTCTTAAATTGTCTACAACTCAATTTGAAGCATTCTATTGCCGATAGGGTTTTGATGAACTAA
- the LOC107821256 gene encoding sucrose nonfermenting 4-like protein isoform X2, whose amino-acid sequence MVLITFTWRYGGSQVFLYGSFNGWTDQLLMNLVEGSATVFQRIIDLPPGYHQYKFFIDGTWQVDQEQLCVQDEYGAINNLILVKESDSTPSALLREDTQSKLVSGFARSMHLELEPVMQLSANEIDVSRRRLFMLLSSSRADELIPNSGKVFALDSDVAVKQAFHIMYEQGLAVMPLWDERNAMISGMLTASDFILILLKLHGSHSVLTNDELERHTVSAWKYRKFQLHAEVSGPMIPPNRRVLLQAGPDDSLKDVALLLLHNKISAVPLLHSPEDESCVQLLHTACLAGISKHICRHFRHSLEYLPLLQQPVGNLPLGTWAREVGGRASSRVLLTLYSRDPLSSALKLLIEGQISSIPILDDDGALINVYSRSDITSLARGNVYARFRLDQMTMAQVLEVIDEVSRDRCRTCTRFDSLYKIMELISDPIVRRIVVIDPNSRQVEGIITLRDVFNLLLS is encoded by the exons ATGGTACTAATAACCTTTACATGGCGATATGGTGGTAGTCAAGTTTTCCTCTATGGTTCCTTCAATGG CTGGACTGATCAGTTACTGATGAATTTGGTGGAGGGTTCGGCCACCGTTTTTCAGAGGATCATTGATCTTCCACCAGGTTATCATCAG TACAAATTCTTTATTGATGGAACCTGGCAAGTCGACCAGGAACAGCTTTGTGTTCAGGATGAATATGGTGCAATCAATAACTTGATACTTGTTAAGGAATCAGATTCCACACCTTCTGCCTTACTTAGGGAGGATACTCAGTCGAAGTTGGTCTCGGGTTTTGCTAGAAGCATGCATCTAGAG CTTGAACCAGTCATGCAGTTGTCAGCCAATGAAATAGATGTTTCCCGCCGTCGTCTATTCATGTTGTTGTCATCTTCCCGAGCAGATGAGCTGATTCCAAATTCAGGAAAG GTCTTTGCATTAGATTCTGATGTGGCTGTGAAACAGGCTTTTCATATCATGTATGAACAG GGACTTGCTGTGATGCCTCTTTGGGATGAGCGGAATGCGATGATATCGGGAATGCTTACTGCTTCTGAtttcattttgatattgttgaag CTCCATGGAAGTCATTCAGTGCTGACCAACGATGAGCTTGAAAGGCACACTGTTTCAGCTTGGAAATACAGAAAATTCCAACTGCATGCAGAAGTGTCAGGGCCTATGATACCTCCAAACAGAAGGGTGTTACTGCAA GCTGGACCTGATGACTCACTGAAAGATGTGGCCCTATTATTATTACACAATAAGATCTCTGCAGTTCCACTTTTACATTCACCAGAAGACGAGTCGTGTGTGCAGTTGTTGCATACTGCATGCCTTGCAGGAATATCAAAGC ACATATGCAGGCATTTTAGGCACTCTCTTGAGTATCTGCCTCTTCTGCAGCAACCAGTGGGTAATCTTCCATTAGGTACATGGGCAAGAGAAGTTGGTGGAAGGGCAAGCAGCCGTGTATTGTTAACATTATACAGCAGAGATCCCCTTAGTTCTGCTCTTAAATTACTAATAGAAG GTCAGATAAGTTCAATACCTATCCTTGATGATGATGGAGCCCTTATAAATGTGTACTCTCGGAG TGACATTACCTCTTTGGCGAGAGGCAATGTGTATGCTCGCTTTCGGCTTGACCAGATGACAATGGCCCAA GTCCTGGAGGTCATAGATGAAGTATCTCGTGATCGTTGTAGGACATGCACACGTTTCGATTCACTCTATAAGATAATGGAGCTCATTTCAGATCCAA TTGTCCGGCGCATTGTGGTTATTGATCCCAATTCCCGGCAGGTAGAAGGCATAATCACTTTGAGAGACGTGTTTAATCTTCTTTTAAGCTGA
- the LOC107821256 gene encoding sucrose nonfermenting 4-like protein isoform X5 — MVLITFTWRYGGSQVFLYGSFNGWTDQLLMNLVEGSATVFQRIIDLPPGYHQYKFFIDGTWQVDQEQLCVQDEYGAINNLILVKESDSTPSALLREDTQSKLVSGFARSMHLEASSSCGLQLEPVMQLSANEIDVSRRRLFMLLSSSRADELIPNSGKVFALDSDVAVKQAFHIMYEQGLAVMPLWDERNAMISGMLTASDFILILLKLHGSHSVLTNDELERHTVSAWKYRKFQLHAEVSGPMIPPNRRVLLQAGPDDSLKDVALLLLHNKISAVPLLHSPEDESCVQLLHTACLAGISKHICRHFRHSLEYLPLLQQPVGNLPLGQISSIPILDDDGALINVYSRSDITSLARGNVYARFRLDQMTMAQVLEVIDEVSRDRCRTCTRFDSLYKIMELISDPIVRRIVVIDPNSRQVEGIITLRDVFNLLLS; from the exons ATGGTACTAATAACCTTTACATGGCGATATGGTGGTAGTCAAGTTTTCCTCTATGGTTCCTTCAATGG CTGGACTGATCAGTTACTGATGAATTTGGTGGAGGGTTCGGCCACCGTTTTTCAGAGGATCATTGATCTTCCACCAGGTTATCATCAG TACAAATTCTTTATTGATGGAACCTGGCAAGTCGACCAGGAACAGCTTTGTGTTCAGGATGAATATGGTGCAATCAATAACTTGATACTTGTTAAGGAATCAGATTCCACACCTTCTGCCTTACTTAGGGAGGATACTCAGTCGAAGTTGGTCTCGGGTTTTGCTAGAAGCATGCATCTAGAG GCTTCATCTTCATGTGGACTACAGCTTGAACCAGTCATGCAGTTGTCAGCCAATGAAATAGATGTTTCCCGCCGTCGTCTATTCATGTTGTTGTCATCTTCCCGAGCAGATGAGCTGATTCCAAATTCAGGAAAG GTCTTTGCATTAGATTCTGATGTGGCTGTGAAACAGGCTTTTCATATCATGTATGAACAG GGACTTGCTGTGATGCCTCTTTGGGATGAGCGGAATGCGATGATATCGGGAATGCTTACTGCTTCTGAtttcattttgatattgttgaag CTCCATGGAAGTCATTCAGTGCTGACCAACGATGAGCTTGAAAGGCACACTGTTTCAGCTTGGAAATACAGAAAATTCCAACTGCATGCAGAAGTGTCAGGGCCTATGATACCTCCAAACAGAAGGGTGTTACTGCAA GCTGGACCTGATGACTCACTGAAAGATGTGGCCCTATTATTATTACACAATAAGATCTCTGCAGTTCCACTTTTACATTCACCAGAAGACGAGTCGTGTGTGCAGTTGTTGCATACTGCATGCCTTGCAGGAATATCAAAGC ACATATGCAGGCATTTTAGGCACTCTCTTGAGTATCTGCCTCTTCTGCAGCAACCAGTGGGTAATCTTCCATTAG GTCAGATAAGTTCAATACCTATCCTTGATGATGATGGAGCCCTTATAAATGTGTACTCTCGGAG TGACATTACCTCTTTGGCGAGAGGCAATGTGTATGCTCGCTTTCGGCTTGACCAGATGACAATGGCCCAA GTCCTGGAGGTCATAGATGAAGTATCTCGTGATCGTTGTAGGACATGCACACGTTTCGATTCACTCTATAAGATAATGGAGCTCATTTCAGATCCAA TTGTCCGGCGCATTGTGGTTATTGATCCCAATTCCCGGCAGGTAGAAGGCATAATCACTTTGAGAGACGTGTTTAATCTTCTTTTAAGCTGA
- the LOC107821256 gene encoding sucrose nonfermenting 4-like protein isoform X4: MVLITFTWRYGGSQVFLYGSFNGWTDQLLMNLVEGSATVFQRIIDLPPGYHQEQLCVQDEYGAINNLILVKESDSTPSALLREDTQSKLVSGFARSMHLELEPVMQLSANEIDVSRRRLFMLLSSSRADELIPNSGKVFALDSDVAVKQAFHIMYEQGLAVMPLWDERNAMISGMLTASDFILILLKLHGSHSVLTNDELERHTVSAWKYRKFQLHAEVSGPMIPPNRRVLLQAGPDDSLKDVALLLLHNKISAVPLLHSPEDESCVQLLHTACLAGISKHICRHFRHSLEYLPLLQQPVGNLPLGTWAREVGGRASSRVLLTLYSRDPLSSALKLLIEGQISSIPILDDDGALINVYSRSDITSLARGNVYARFRLDQMTMAQVLEVIDEVSRDRCRTCTRFDSLYKIMELISDPIVRRIVVIDPNSRQVEGIITLRDVFNLLLS; encoded by the exons ATGGTACTAATAACCTTTACATGGCGATATGGTGGTAGTCAAGTTTTCCTCTATGGTTCCTTCAATGG CTGGACTGATCAGTTACTGATGAATTTGGTGGAGGGTTCGGCCACCGTTTTTCAGAGGATCATTGATCTTCCACCAGGTTATCATCAG GAACAGCTTTGTGTTCAGGATGAATATGGTGCAATCAATAACTTGATACTTGTTAAGGAATCAGATTCCACACCTTCTGCCTTACTTAGGGAGGATACTCAGTCGAAGTTGGTCTCGGGTTTTGCTAGAAGCATGCATCTAGAG CTTGAACCAGTCATGCAGTTGTCAGCCAATGAAATAGATGTTTCCCGCCGTCGTCTATTCATGTTGTTGTCATCTTCCCGAGCAGATGAGCTGATTCCAAATTCAGGAAAG GTCTTTGCATTAGATTCTGATGTGGCTGTGAAACAGGCTTTTCATATCATGTATGAACAG GGACTTGCTGTGATGCCTCTTTGGGATGAGCGGAATGCGATGATATCGGGAATGCTTACTGCTTCTGAtttcattttgatattgttgaag CTCCATGGAAGTCATTCAGTGCTGACCAACGATGAGCTTGAAAGGCACACTGTTTCAGCTTGGAAATACAGAAAATTCCAACTGCATGCAGAAGTGTCAGGGCCTATGATACCTCCAAACAGAAGGGTGTTACTGCAA GCTGGACCTGATGACTCACTGAAAGATGTGGCCCTATTATTATTACACAATAAGATCTCTGCAGTTCCACTTTTACATTCACCAGAAGACGAGTCGTGTGTGCAGTTGTTGCATACTGCATGCCTTGCAGGAATATCAAAGC ACATATGCAGGCATTTTAGGCACTCTCTTGAGTATCTGCCTCTTCTGCAGCAACCAGTGGGTAATCTTCCATTAGGTACATGGGCAAGAGAAGTTGGTGGAAGGGCAAGCAGCCGTGTATTGTTAACATTATACAGCAGAGATCCCCTTAGTTCTGCTCTTAAATTACTAATAGAAG GTCAGATAAGTTCAATACCTATCCTTGATGATGATGGAGCCCTTATAAATGTGTACTCTCGGAG TGACATTACCTCTTTGGCGAGAGGCAATGTGTATGCTCGCTTTCGGCTTGACCAGATGACAATGGCCCAA GTCCTGGAGGTCATAGATGAAGTATCTCGTGATCGTTGTAGGACATGCACACGTTTCGATTCACTCTATAAGATAATGGAGCTCATTTCAGATCCAA TTGTCCGGCGCATTGTGGTTATTGATCCCAATTCCCGGCAGGTAGAAGGCATAATCACTTTGAGAGACGTGTTTAATCTTCTTTTAAGCTGA